Within the Borrelia parkeri genome, the region AATCAAGCTTGAAATTTTTTTAAATAATGTTGATGCTAATGATAATTTTGATATTGATTTTTATAAATTTGTATTAAGTTCTGATATTGAAAATTTAAGTGAGAGAGGTAAACTGCAATATAATAATTATTTATCTCAGAGTATTTATTATGATACTAAGCTTAGATATGGTAAGGATGGTTTAAGTGTTATTAAGCCTAAATGGGTTGGTTCAAGCACTAAATATTTTGAAGTTTTAGTTTCAAAAGAAAATATGAATGTTGAATTCAAACAAGAAAATAAAGTTTTAAAGACTTTTGTTTTAAACAAAATAGGTGACACTAATATTAGTGATACCTTTTATATTTATGCAGGTCCTAGAGATAATGTATATTTAGATATTTTTAATAAAAATAATCTAAATAGTTTTGGTTTATCTAATGTTGAATTTGGAATGTCTGTAGAGAAAAGCTTGTTATACTTTATTCAAGTTCCTATGCAATTAATAATGCAAATTTTTTATGATGTTATTCCTAATTGGGGACTTTCAATAATTTTTTTAACAATTGTTGTAAGAATACTTATATTTCCTTTGACTTTTAAGAGTTTTAGGGCTACAGCAGAACTTTCTAAGTTACAGCCAAAAATGAAAGAGATACAAGTAAAATTTAAGAATGATCCCAAAAGATTAAATGAAGAAATGGGTAAACTTTATAGGGAAGAAGGTGTTAATCCTCTTGGAGGATGCTTGCCTATTCTTTTACAACTACCTGTATTTTTTGCTCTTTATGGTCTTGTAAATAATTTCTTTTTGCTAAGGGGGGCTAGTTTTATTCCAGGTTGGATTGATGATTTGTCAATTGGTGATAGCATATATTATTTTGGTTATAAAGTTTTTGTATGGACTGATATTAGAATTTTACCTTTTATTATGATGATTACTCAGTTATTATCTACAATAATTAGTTCTAATGTTAGTTTTAAAAATCTTGGATCACAACAGAAATTTTTATATTTTGGTATGCCTATTATGTTTTTTTTCATACTTTATGATATGCCATCAGGACTTTTAATCTATTGGATTACAACCAATATTTTTACTATTTTGCAACAATACTATATAAAGATGAATGTATCTGAAAGGAGGAACAGATGAGTTATGAATTTTATGGGAAAACAGAACAAGAAGCAATTAAAAAGGCAATGAGAGATCTTGATTTAAGAGAAGGTGAGTTTGATGTAGAGATTTTGGATAAGGAAAAGGTTGGATTTTTATTTAAAAAAGAGATGATTAAGATAAAAGTATCGCCTCATGTGAAAGAGGACACACCAAAGTCTGAGGCTCAGATTAATGAAGGTATTTGTGATAAGGTTTTAGATTTTGTTAAAGAAATGATAAATAAAATGGGTTATTGTGTTGATTTAAAGATTGAATCTAGAGAAGGTGAGTATATTAAGATTTCTATTGATACAGACAGTCCAAATATCTTGATTGGAAGAGAAGGAAGAAATTTAGATGCTTTGCAGCTTTTGGCAAATGTTTACATGTCTAGGCTTATTGGAGACAATGGTATTTTTAATAGGATAGTATTAGATATTGAGGATTATAGAGAAAGATTTAAATCAAGATTTATTAATTTGGCAATTAATTCTTTGCATAAGGTTAAAAGGAGTAGACGTTC harbors:
- the yidC gene encoding membrane protein insertase YidC; protein product: MSQSKRILRAIYLSLFFIGIFMLIDDVFFSRKSPSVVEREIGFNLDRDFDVEHHSIDEDDVLSLSTNSKEIGVETSIYYATFSTFRGNLVSLKLKDHLNLERNPTEMVKFNMDREGLFYITFDNLTKSLFSYDKINDYTHEFKTKFEYNDKYYEYIKRYTFSSQNEYLIKLEIFLNNVDANDNFDIDFYKFVLSSDIENLSERGKLQYNNYLSQSIYYDTKLRYGKDGLSVIKPKWVGSSTKYFEVLVSKENMNVEFKQENKVLKTFVLNKIGDTNISDTFYIYAGPRDNVYLDIFNKNNLNSFGLSNVEFGMSVEKSLLYFIQVPMQLIMQIFYDVIPNWGLSIIFLTIVVRILIFPLTFKSFRATAELSKLQPKMKEIQVKFKNDPKRLNEEMGKLYREEGVNPLGGCLPILLQLPVFFALYGLVNNFFLLRGASFIPGWIDDLSIGDSIYYFGYKVFVWTDIRILPFIMMITQLLSTIISSNVSFKNLGSQQKFLYFGMPIMFFFILYDMPSGLLIYWITTNIFTILQQYYIKMNVSERRNR
- the jag gene encoding RNA-binding cell elongation regulator Jag/EloR, with protein sequence MSYEFYGKTEQEAIKKAMRDLDLREGEFDVEILDKEKVGFLFKKEMIKIKVSPHVKEDTPKSEAQINEGICDKVLDFVKEMINKMGYCVDLKIESREGEYIKISIDTDSPNILIGREGRNLDALQLLANVYMSRLIGDNGIFNRIVLDIEDYRERFKSRFINLAINSLHKVKRSRRSILLPTMNPFERRIIHTTLNRYSDIKTESEGDGNLKRVRISYVRSSKYNNNFHSYQKRDSNVRK